The following are encoded together in the Vibrio zhugei genome:
- the istA gene encoding IS21 family transposase — protein sequence MAKKRTPMNKIKEVLRLKYDCGLSNRSIASCLKLGPSTISELLTRFKQSQLGWPLPESCSDADLTQALYHDKKTSRDKVMPDFTQYAVELRRKGMTKMLLWQEYHEQYQEQAYAYTQFCEHFTRWFKTQKRSMRQLHVAGDKLFIDYCGPRLQVVNPDTGEVREAEVFVATLGASNYTYVEAFPSQGKSYWLEAHANAFEHFGGVPQLLVPDNLRSAVTKANRYEPRLNDSYQKLANHYQTAVMPARPYKPKDKAKAENAVLLVERWIMMRLRHQTFYTFKALNLAIRELMNELNQREMKQYGASRQSLFDKLDKPALKPLPKQRYLYTETKRAKVGPDYHIEYHRHYYSVPHQLVGHYVELEATNRLVQIYHQGNLVAQHPRSQRERGNSTNAEHMPSNHQHQKWSPGRLLNWGANIGPATREVINKMLNSKPHPEQSYRSCLGLLNLSKAHGESRLEQACKDALMLTKPNYTFINNLLKNNREGQLSKDNTSTPNLVHSNVRGPNCYH from the coding sequence ATGGCCAAAAAGAGAACTCCAATGAACAAAATCAAAGAGGTATTACGCCTTAAGTACGACTGCGGTCTCTCAAATCGCAGCATCGCTTCTTGCCTTAAACTCGGCCCGTCCACCATATCAGAACTCCTTACTCGCTTTAAACAAAGCCAGCTTGGCTGGCCTCTACCCGAAAGTTGCAGTGATGCTGATCTCACGCAAGCGCTGTATCACGATAAGAAAACCAGTCGCGATAAAGTCATGCCAGACTTCACTCAATACGCTGTTGAACTCAGACGTAAAGGTATGACGAAAATGTTGCTCTGGCAGGAATATCATGAGCAATATCAAGAACAAGCTTACGCTTACACCCAGTTCTGTGAGCACTTCACGCGCTGGTTCAAAACGCAAAAGCGCAGCATGCGCCAGCTTCATGTCGCGGGTGATAAACTGTTTATCGATTACTGTGGGCCAAGGCTTCAGGTGGTCAACCCTGACACAGGAGAAGTGCGTGAAGCGGAAGTGTTCGTCGCGACCTTAGGCGCATCCAATTACACCTATGTTGAAGCCTTCCCGAGCCAAGGTAAGTCCTACTGGTTAGAGGCGCATGCTAATGCGTTCGAACACTTCGGTGGTGTACCACAGCTCTTGGTTCCCGATAATCTACGTAGCGCGGTCACCAAAGCCAATCGTTATGAGCCGAGACTTAACGACAGCTATCAAAAACTAGCTAATCACTATCAAACCGCCGTAATGCCAGCTCGTCCCTACAAACCAAAAGACAAAGCCAAAGCAGAGAATGCCGTGCTTCTAGTGGAACGCTGGATCATGATGCGGCTGCGACACCAAACCTTCTATACCTTCAAGGCGCTGAATCTCGCTATCCGAGAACTCATGAATGAGTTAAACCAACGTGAGATGAAACAGTATGGCGCGAGTCGTCAATCATTGTTCGATAAACTCGACAAGCCAGCGTTAAAGCCTCTCCCCAAACAGCGTTATCTGTATACCGAAACCAAGCGAGCCAAAGTTGGGCCTGATTATCACATTGAATATCACCGTCATTACTACTCGGTTCCCCATCAACTTGTTGGCCACTATGTTGAGCTAGAAGCCACCAATCGTCTGGTGCAGATCTACCACCAAGGTAACTTGGTCGCTCAACATCCACGCAGCCAACGAGAGCGAGGAAATAGCACCAACGCAGAGCATATGCCAAGTAACCATCAACATCAAAAGTGGTCCCCTGGACGCTTGCTCAACTGGGGAGCCAATATCGGCCCGGCTACACGAGAAGTCATCAATAAGATGCTCAACTCCAAACCTCATCCAGAGCAGTCGTATCGCTCCTGCCTTGGGCTGCTCAATCTGAGTAAAGCGCATGGTGAATCACGCTTAGAGCAAGCCTGTAAAGATGCGCTGATGCTGACAAAACCGAACTACACCTTCATAAACAATCTACTGAAAAACAATCGAGAAGGACAACTGAGCAAAGACAACACGAGCACGCCGAACCTTGTTCATAGCAATGTCCGTGGCCCGAACTGTTATCACTAG
- the istB gene encoding IS21-like element ISVch3 family helper ATPase IstB encodes MNTLNNQLKTLRLSHAAKALEQQQEQLTTYAELDFEERLSLLLESEILNRNQTKIQRLKRQAKLRVDAQPSQLVYKEGRNLNRKQMSELLTGSYLHKHQNILITGPTGAGKTYLGCALATSACDQQQTVRYYRLTRLLDDLTAGRLDGSYQKQLQSLAKKGLLILDDWGMEKLTQEHAGHLLEVLEDRYQNSSTIVISQLPVKEWYNMIGNATVADALMDRLVHNSHRIELGGESMRKLAQSDHLE; translated from the coding sequence ATGAACACACTCAATAACCAACTAAAAACCCTGCGGTTGAGCCATGCGGCGAAAGCGTTAGAGCAGCAACAAGAGCAACTGACGACCTACGCAGAGCTGGACTTCGAGGAGAGACTAAGCCTGCTTCTGGAAAGCGAAATCTTGAATCGCAATCAGACCAAAATCCAACGCTTAAAACGACAAGCCAAATTAAGAGTGGATGCACAGCCGAGCCAACTCGTCTACAAGGAGGGACGAAACCTCAACCGTAAACAAATGAGCGAACTACTAACGGGCAGTTATCTACACAAGCACCAAAACATCTTGATCACAGGCCCAACAGGAGCAGGTAAAACGTATCTTGGTTGTGCACTGGCAACCAGTGCCTGCGACCAACAACAAACGGTCAGATACTACCGATTAACTCGCTTGCTTGATGACCTGACCGCAGGACGTCTGGATGGCAGCTATCAAAAACAACTTCAATCGTTGGCTAAGAAAGGCTTACTGATCCTCGACGACTGGGGGATGGAAAAACTGACTCAGGAACACGCGGGCCACTTATTAGAAGTGCTTGAAGATCGTTACCAAAACAGCAGCACAATCGTCATCAGCCAATTACCTGTAAAAGAGTGGTACAACATGATCGGCAACGCCACCGTCGCAGATGCTCTCATGGATCGGCTGGTACACAATAGTCATCGAATAGAACTGGGAGGTGAATCAATGAGAAAACTGGCGCAATCCGATCACTTAGAGTAA
- a CDS encoding tyrosine-type recombinase/integrase, which produces MTGSGDRNKPKQAIAITEIRIGEITRRLARLCPLKTTRIKVGGDYGDLHINPRRFRYTHATNMSMLGASEHTIAEELGHEDTQQVTVYTEFNEEMADRIDEALATDLTPLAQAFSGTLIDSEKDAIRANDPRSRINNDEGNPLGNCGTFGFCANGSVHCYTCNKFQPWLNAPHEKMLKSVVLKRDRKREMGASEFVLQGHNRSINAIKAVILKCNARKQELENEGALNV; this is translated from the coding sequence ATGACAGGATCAGGTGATCGGAATAAACCGAAACAAGCGATCGCAATCACCGAAATACGCATAGGGGAAATAACACGAAGATTAGCTCGGCTTTGCCCCTTAAAAACAACCCGAATTAAAGTGGGTGGGGATTATGGAGATTTGCATATTAATCCACGTCGATTTCGTTACACTCATGCGACGAACATGTCTATGCTTGGAGCCAGCGAGCATACGATAGCTGAGGAGTTAGGGCATGAAGATACTCAACAGGTCACCGTGTATACCGAGTTTAATGAAGAGATGGCGGATAGAATCGACGAGGCGCTAGCTACCGATCTTACCCCATTAGCTCAAGCTTTTTCTGGCACGTTAATAGACAGTGAAAAAGACGCAATTCGAGCTAACGATCCCCGAAGCAGAATTAATAATGACGAAGGCAACCCTTTAGGAAATTGTGGAACATTTGGCTTTTGTGCTAATGGCTCTGTGCATTGCTACACATGCAATAAATTTCAACCTTGGTTAAATGCTCCTCATGAGAAAATGCTGAAAAGCGTCGTTTTGAAACGAGATCGAAAGCGTGAAATGGGAGCCAGTGAGTTTGTTTTACAAGGACATAACCGCAGTATCAATGCTATTAAGGCGGTCATTCTAAAGTGCAACGCAAGAAAGCAAGAGTTAGAAAATGAAGGAGCCTTAAATGTCTAA
- a CDS encoding peptidoglycan-binding domain-containing protein, with the protein MNNKKPMGFNGISSLVSKLDLTGPEIAQEPIDETALHNSISKEEATPKSSTRTEKTIEEESNSKSGFSPWVWVALLIIIIVAIVSSQENHNNSSYSESKNKNITPERITVPRTDKNTINNNNKLTFSMPEPGSNRVLSVSELRWCLREEITLNTYQTELNVNRSNDRVIDKYNELVEKYNARCGSYKYYEDQLNRAKREVFSLKNEIEYNALKNFKLLDTRTNSVNSNKYDVLDVQNALKIRGYDVGTVDGLMGNRTRDAIKQFQRDQLLEVDGKISPKLLNRLQIR; encoded by the coding sequence ATGAATAACAAGAAACCTATGGGCTTTAATGGTATATCTAGTCTTGTATCCAAACTAGATCTGACTGGGCCTGAAATAGCACAAGAACCTATAGACGAGACTGCGTTACACAATAGTATTTCTAAAGAAGAAGCAACACCAAAGTCTTCAACTAGAACAGAAAAAACTATTGAAGAAGAGTCAAATTCAAAATCTGGCTTCAGCCCTTGGGTATGGGTAGCTCTTTTAATAATCATTATTGTTGCAATCGTATCATCTCAAGAAAATCATAATAATAGCTCCTATTCTGAGAGCAAAAATAAGAACATAACACCTGAAAGAATAACAGTTCCTCGAACCGATAAAAACACAATCAATAATAATAACAAGCTCACATTCTCAATGCCTGAGCCTGGTTCAAATAGAGTTCTTAGCGTTTCAGAGTTAAGGTGGTGTTTACGAGAAGAAATAACATTAAATACCTATCAAACTGAATTAAATGTTAATCGCTCTAATGATAGGGTCATTGATAAGTATAATGAACTTGTTGAAAAGTATAATGCTCGATGTGGTAGTTATAAATACTATGAGGATCAATTAAATAGAGCCAAACGAGAAGTATTTTCACTGAAGAATGAAATTGAATATAATGCACTAAAAAATTTCAAATTATTAGATACAAGAACGAACAGCGTCAACTCAAATAAGTACGATGTGCTCGACGTGCAAAATGCCTTAAAAATACGTGGTTATGATGTGGGTACAGTAGACGGACTGATGGGTAATAGGACAAGAGATGCAATAAAGCAATTTCAACGAGATCAGTTGTTAGAAGTCGATGGTAAAATATCACCGAAGCTCTTAAATCGCTTACAGATTCGCTAA
- a CDS encoding AAA family ATPase: MNDLFLPNGYHLPSGHKVTKKIQSGIGWQIFVTSNDSRVLVITEELVNNNFDNGILPRKVFTTCYIGGEIFYLHESEPRYELSHIKYSNVPKDFSEAKAFAHAFRATRNLASDLDLSDAIYIEKFSRLLVVGTDTTAPKSDELVLGKWLTGGVGLSATNTDRIKSLSGINDLRLLHEILLDSGVIKETISVVEIEKPPLKEFRLVGRNQLEHFLIEHVVDIIENPSFYASLGINFPTPFILHGPPGCGKTYAVEQLIDYLKLPSYHIESSTVGSPYIHETSRKISEIFEGAINNSPAVIVIDEMESFVSSRSHGDIGLHRVEEVNEFLRLIPKAIANNVLIIGMTNQLDMLDSAVTRRGRFDFCIEVKTPTRSEIEELFDHLVMNFPCDLEQCTENIYNGLYGRQPSDVVFVVKEAGRIAARRRNNLLTAECFLMAIEKLPRLDNKKKNKIGFI; encoded by the coding sequence ATGAACGATCTCTTTTTGCCGAATGGCTATCATTTACCTAGCGGTCATAAAGTTACAAAAAAAATTCAATCAGGGATTGGGTGGCAAATTTTTGTGACTAGCAATGACTCTCGAGTGCTAGTCATAACTGAGGAGTTAGTGAACAATAACTTTGACAATGGTATTTTGCCTCGGAAAGTATTCACAACCTGCTATATAGGCGGAGAGATCTTTTATCTTCATGAATCAGAACCTAGATATGAGCTAAGTCATATAAAATATAGTAACGTTCCCAAGGATTTCTCTGAAGCTAAAGCATTCGCTCATGCTTTTAGAGCCACCAGAAATTTAGCTTCTGATCTTGACCTATCTGATGCTATCTACATAGAGAAATTCTCTCGCCTACTAGTTGTTGGAACTGATACTACAGCACCTAAATCCGATGAATTGGTCTTGGGAAAGTGGTTAACAGGCGGCGTCGGTTTAAGTGCTACCAATACAGATAGAATAAAAAGCTTAAGTGGTATCAATGATCTTAGGCTTCTACACGAAATATTACTTGATTCTGGTGTTATAAAAGAGACTATTTCTGTTGTTGAGATTGAGAAGCCACCTCTCAAGGAGTTCCGTCTTGTAGGTAGGAATCAACTTGAACATTTTCTCATTGAACATGTGGTAGATATTATTGAAAATCCAAGTTTTTACGCTAGTTTAGGTATTAATTTTCCTACTCCTTTTATACTTCATGGCCCTCCTGGTTGTGGAAAAACTTATGCAGTTGAGCAACTAATTGATTATTTAAAGTTACCTTCCTATCATATCGAATCAAGTACTGTAGGCAGCCCTTACATTCATGAAACGAGTAGAAAAATTTCTGAGATATTTGAAGGTGCAATAAATAATTCTCCAGCAGTTATCGTTATTGATGAGATGGAGAGCTTTGTAAGTAGTAGAAGTCATGGTGATATTGGATTACATCGTGTTGAAGAAGTAAATGAATTCCTACGACTTATACCTAAAGCTATTGCCAATAATGTCTTAATTATTGGCATGACCAATCAATTAGACATGCTTGATTCAGCGGTGACCAGAAGAGGACGTTTTGATTTTTGCATAGAAGTTAAAACACCTACTAGAAGTGAGATCGAAGAGCTATTTGATCACTTAGTGATGAACTTTCCCTGTGACTTAGAGCAATGTACAGAGAATATATATAACGGACTTTATGGTCGTCAGCCATCAGATGTTGTGTTTGTTGTTAAGGAAGCGGGACGCATTGCAGCAAGGCGAAGAAACAATTTATTAACAGCCGAGTGTTTTTTGATGGCGATAGAGAAATTACCAAGATTAGATAACAAAAAGAAAAATAAAATAGGCTTTATTTAA